In Hemicordylus capensis ecotype Gifberg chromosome 3, rHemCap1.1.pri, whole genome shotgun sequence, one DNA window encodes the following:
- the PROZ gene encoding vitamin K-dependent protein Z isoform X2 yields MGTHNWTRWLVWLVFIFHQAELTVFLSANDANKFIARSKRASYMIVEEILQGNLERECLEERCTYEEAREALEDTEKTNEFWNNYFGGERCSSSPCLHNGVCKDSIRSYTCNCTDGYEGNNCAFAKNECRHEMNEGCQHFCYPELKSYRCSCAQGYKLAEDNKLCIPQDQCACGRSEGHLPMQQNATEKIHRGFPWQVLLLNPEGEMLCGGVLLKTNFVLTTAECALLSPISAVIELVATLSGWKMDGNQSTSSLSWLQVWYLHEDECKQTLNRSLVTREFCGHSHEEAGGVLAGGSFSAVEYKGTWFLTGVLEPWATEASEWKMLVFTKTTRYMMWFKQTMK; encoded by the exons TGTTTCTATCAGCCAATGATGCAAATAAATTTATTGCAAGATCAAAGCGTGCCTCTTACATGATTGTTGAGGAGATCCTCCAGGGTAATTTGGAAAGAGAATGCCTTGAAGAAAGGTGTACCTATGAAGAGGCAAGAGAAGCCTTGGAAGACACTGAAAAAACC AATGAGTTTTGGAATAACTATTTTG ggGGTGAACGGTGTTCCTCAAGCCCCTGCCTACATAATGGTGTGTGCAAGGACAGCATTCGCAGCTATACATGCAATTGTACAGATGGGTATGAAGGAAACAACTGTGCTTTTG CAAAAAATGAGTGTCGCCATGAAATGAATGAAGGTTGTCAACACTTCTGCTATCCAGAATTGAAGTCCTATCGCTGCTCTTGCGCACAAGGCTATAAACTTGCAGAAGACAATAAATTATGCATTCCACAAG ATCAGTGTGCATGTGGCAGATCTGAGGGTCACTTACCAATGCAGCAGAATGCAACTGAGAAGATCCACAGAGGATTCCCTTGGCAG GTCCTGCTCTTAAACCCAGAGGGGGAAATGCTCTGTGGAGGTGTGCTGCTGAAAACTAATTTTGTACTGACTACAGCTGAATGTGCACTGCTGTCTCCCATCAGTGCTGTGATTG AACTTGTGGCTACTCTCAGTGGATGGAAAATGGATGGAAACCAATCAACATCTTCACTAAGCTGGTTGCAGGTTTGGTACCTTCATGAAGATGAATGCAAGCAAACACTTAATAGAAGTCTGGTAACCAGGGAATTCTGTGGACACAGTCACGAGGAAGCGGGGGGAGTTCTGGCTGGAGGAAGCTTTAGTGCTGTTGAGTATAAAGGCACTTGGTTTCTGACTGGAGTTTTAGAACCATGGGCAACAGAAGCAAGTGAGTGGAAAATGCTTGTATTCACCAAGACTACAAGATACATGATGTGGTTCAAACAAACAATGAAGTAA
- the PROZ gene encoding vitamin K-dependent protein Z isoform X1, with protein MGTHNWTRWLVWLVFIFHQAELTVFLSANDANKFIARSKRASYMIVEEILQGNLERECLEERCTYEEAREALEDTEKTNEFWNNYFGGERCSSSPCLHNGVCKDSIRSYTCNCTDGYEGNNCAFAKNECRHEMNEGCQHFCYPELKSYRCSCAQGYKLAEDNKLCIPQDQCACGRSEGHLPMQQNATEKIHRGFPWQVLLLNPEGEMLCGGVLLKTNFVLTTAECALLSPISAVIGNNRLQEARQVVFLKQIHEHIRYDSTTGENNLALLELSVHINCSKNQLPICVPERDFAEHVLISELVATLSGWKMDGNQSTSSLSWLQVWYLHEDECKQTLNRSLVTREFCGHSHEEAGGVLAGGSFSAVEYKGTWFLTGVLEPWATEASEWKMLVFTKTTRYMMWFKQTMK; from the exons TGTTTCTATCAGCCAATGATGCAAATAAATTTATTGCAAGATCAAAGCGTGCCTCTTACATGATTGTTGAGGAGATCCTCCAGGGTAATTTGGAAAGAGAATGCCTTGAAGAAAGGTGTACCTATGAAGAGGCAAGAGAAGCCTTGGAAGACACTGAAAAAACC AATGAGTTTTGGAATAACTATTTTG ggGGTGAACGGTGTTCCTCAAGCCCCTGCCTACATAATGGTGTGTGCAAGGACAGCATTCGCAGCTATACATGCAATTGTACAGATGGGTATGAAGGAAACAACTGTGCTTTTG CAAAAAATGAGTGTCGCCATGAAATGAATGAAGGTTGTCAACACTTCTGCTATCCAGAATTGAAGTCCTATCGCTGCTCTTGCGCACAAGGCTATAAACTTGCAGAAGACAATAAATTATGCATTCCACAAG ATCAGTGTGCATGTGGCAGATCTGAGGGTCACTTACCAATGCAGCAGAATGCAACTGAGAAGATCCACAGAGGATTCCCTTGGCAG GTCCTGCTCTTAAACCCAGAGGGGGAAATGCTCTGTGGAGGTGTGCTGCTGAAAACTAATTTTGTACTGACTACAGCTGAATGTGCACTGCTGTCTCCCATCAGTGCTGTGATTG GAAACAATAGGTTGCAAGAAGCTAGACAAGTGGTATTTCTGAAACAGATACATGAACACATCCGCTACGATAGCACAACTGGCGAGAACAATCTGGCATTGCTAGAACTCAGTGTGCATATAAACTGCAGCAAAAACCAGTTACCTATATGTGTTCCAGAGAGAGATTTTGCAGAGCATGTGTTGATTTCAGAACTTGTGGCTACTCTCAGTGGATGGAAAATGGATGGAAACCAATCAACATCTTCACTAAGCTGGTTGCAGGTTTGGTACCTTCATGAAGATGAATGCAAGCAAACACTTAATAGAAGTCTGGTAACCAGGGAATTCTGTGGACACAGTCACGAGGAAGCGGGGGGAGTTCTGGCTGGAGGAAGCTTTAGTGCTGTTGAGTATAAAGGCACTTGGTTTCTGACTGGAGTTTTAGAACCATGGGCAACAGAAGCAAGTGAGTGGAAAATGCTTGTATTCACCAAGACTACAAGATACATGATGTGGTTCAAACAAACAATGAAGTAA